In Jeotgalibaca arthritidis, a single genomic region encodes these proteins:
- a CDS encoding flagellar hook-basal body protein has product MNPALGISRSGMQAYQNAMDTISYDIANVNTTAYKGRQSEFEALLTNQTVTTNDLLVEISSGSRNEVSTLNMQQGSLVASEGDYQLAIKEDGFFQVTAADGNTYYTRDGNFHIDQNNVVVNARGEALTVSANGNPIDTPVYQIPADQLIAVGENKYALANGATAVLNQEATVLQGYLENSNVDLATRFTDMMVVQRAYAMNIKAAQSTDELMGMINQFKQ; this is encoded by the coding sequence ATGAATCCAGCTTTAGGAATATCAAGAAGTGGTATGCAAGCTTATCAAAATGCGATGGATACTATTTCATATGACATCGCCAATGTGAATACCACAGCTTATAAAGGTCGCCAATCAGAATTTGAAGCATTGCTGACCAATCAAACCGTTACAACCAATGATTTATTAGTTGAGATTAGCAGTGGCTCAAGAAATGAAGTCTCTACTTTGAATATGCAACAAGGCAGCCTTGTTGCTAGTGAAGGAGACTACCAACTTGCTATCAAGGAAGATGGTTTTTTCCAAGTCACAGCAGCAGATGGCAATACTTACTATACAAGAGATGGTAATTTCCATATCGATCAAAATAACGTCGTAGTGAATGCTAGAGGAGAGGCTTTAACGGTGTCAGCGAATGGCAATCCGATTGATACTCCCGTCTATCAAATTCCAGCAGACCAACTGATTGCAGTTGGTGAGAATAAATATGCCTTGGCAAACGGCGCAACAGCCGTTTTAAATCAAGAGGCAACTGTCTTACAAGGATACCTTGAAAATTCAAATGTTGATTTAGCAACTCGTTTTACAGATATGATGGTTGTTCAACGTGCTTATGCCATGAATATTAAGGCAGCTCAAAGTACGGATGAACTGATGGGCATGATTAATCAGTTTAAGCAGTAG